From a single Arachis hypogaea cultivar Tifrunner chromosome 3, arahy.Tifrunner.gnm2.J5K5, whole genome shotgun sequence genomic region:
- the LOC112789922 gene encoding senescence-specific cysteine protease SAG39-like, whose amino-acid sequence MAPISKNVHVLLALVLIILTICTSHVMSSRKFNNEASWSMYQRHEQWMLEYGIVYKNGEEKEKRFLIFKDNVELIESFNAAGNKPYKLGVNHLADLTNEEFKASRNGYMRSNNSPPTSFKYENVTDVPNAIDWRQNGAVTPVKNQGSCGCCWAFSTVAATEGIHQITTGNLVSLSEQELVDCDNVDQGCEGGLMENGFEFIIKNGGITTESNYPYKGVDETCDTSEEASPAAQIKGYQRVPANSEHALQQAVANQPVSVSIDASGSAFQFYSSGVFTGECGTQLDHGVTAVGYGADDDGTEYWIVKNSWGTQWGEDGYIRMKKGIDATEGLCGIAMDASYPTA is encoded by the exons ATGGCTCCAATTAGCAAAAACGTGCATGTTTTATTGGCTCTAGTGCTCATTATTCTTACAATTTGCACTTCCCATGTAATGTCCTCTCGAAAGTTCAATAATGAAGCATCATGGTCAATGTACCAAAGACATGAGCAATGGATGTTAGAATATGGCATAGTGTACAAGAATGGTGAGGAGAAGGAGAAACGTTTCTTGATATTCAAGGACAACGTTGAATTGATAGAGTCATTTAACGCTGCTGGGAACAAGCCTTACAAGCTTGGTGTTAATCACTTAGCTGATCTTACCAATGAGGAATTCAAGGCTTCACGTAATGGATACATGAGATCAAATAATTCACCTCCAACATCATTCAAGTATGAAAATGTCACTGATGTTCCAAATGCAATTGACTGGAGGCAGAATGGAGCTGTTACTCCAGTCAAGAACCAAGGCAGTTGCG GATGTTGTTGGGCATTTTCAACCGTTGCTGCAACCGAAGGCATCCACCAGATTACTACAGGCAACCTTGTGTCCCTCTCAGAGCAAGAGCTTGTGGACTGTGATAACGTGGATCAAGGTTGCGAGGGAGGTCTCATGGAAAATGGCTTTGAATTCATCATAAAAAATGGTGGAATCACCACTGAGTCAAACTACCCTTACAAAGGAGTTGATGAAACTTGTGACACAAGTGAAGAGGCTTCTCCAGCAGCTCAGATAAAAGGGTACCAGCGGGTGCCTGCAAACAGCGAGCACGCACTTCAACAAGCCGTGGCGAACCAACCGGTTtctgtttccattgatgctagtgGATCTGCTTTCCAATTCTACTCGAGTGGCGTCTTCACCGGTGAATGTGGGACTCAACTTGACCATGGTGTTACTGCAGTTGGTTACGGTGCAGATGATGATGGTACTGAGTATTGGATAGTAAAAAATTCATGGGGCACACAATGGGGCGAGGATGGTTACATAAGAATGAAGAAGGGAATAGATGCTACTGAAGGGTTGTGTGGCATTGCTATGGATGCCTCTTATCCCACTGCTTAA